Proteins from a single region of Psychrobium sp. MM17-31:
- a CDS encoding PQQ-dependent sugar dehydrogenase — MKSQWIKIAVALITLGMTLQLNAQQKVDKQLVVKESGIVWGMTWLPNGDMLMTLRKGLLKRVNKTSGEVQIIEGLPKIATGGQGGLLDIILHPNYADNGWLYFSYAKRDTKGHKSTAIMRAKLKGNQLVEQQDIYVAQAYSNSGAHFGSRLAFDNQGYLYFSIGDRGQRDLNPQNLSRDGGKVYRLHDDGRIPKDNPFVNQQGVKQATYSYGHRNPQGMIKHPSSGAIWTHEHGPRGGDEVNIIKSGENYGWPVISYGINYSGTRFTDLTEKEGMLQPLWYWDPSIAPSGMTFVTGNKYPQWQGKLLVGSLKFGQLVMLTLNGDKVTKQDIAVDDLVRVRNVTQAPDGYVYVALDGQGVFKLVPTSL; from the coding sequence ATGAAATCGCAGTGGATCAAAATCGCAGTCGCGCTGATAACGCTTGGAATGACGCTTCAGCTTAATGCTCAGCAGAAAGTTGATAAACAGCTAGTTGTAAAAGAGTCGGGTATTGTGTGGGGAATGACTTGGCTGCCTAATGGCGATATGTTGATGACTTTGAGAAAGGGTTTATTAAAACGCGTCAATAAAACCTCTGGTGAAGTTCAGATTATCGAGGGCCTACCAAAGATAGCGACAGGTGGGCAAGGTGGATTGCTCGATATCATTTTGCATCCAAATTATGCCGACAATGGTTGGCTTTATTTCTCTTATGCCAAGCGTGATACCAAAGGCCACAAAAGTACGGCCATTATGCGCGCTAAACTCAAGGGCAATCAGTTAGTCGAGCAGCAAGATATCTACGTGGCTCAAGCTTATAGTAACAGCGGCGCGCATTTTGGAAGTCGCTTGGCATTTGATAATCAGGGCTACTTGTATTTTTCCATTGGCGATCGCGGTCAGCGCGATCTTAATCCACAAAACTTAAGCCGTGATGGCGGTAAGGTTTATCGCTTGCACGACGATGGCCGTATTCCAAAGGATAATCCTTTTGTTAATCAACAAGGCGTGAAACAAGCGACATATTCATATGGTCACCGCAATCCACAAGGAATGATAAAACACCCAAGTAGTGGTGCTATTTGGACTCACGAGCACGGTCCTCGCGGTGGTGATGAAGTCAACATTATCAAAAGTGGTGAGAACTACGGTTGGCCTGTTATCAGCTATGGCATCAACTACAGTGGCACACGTTTTACTGACTTAACGGAAAAAGAAGGCATGTTACAGCCACTGTGGTATTGGGATCCTTCGATAGCGCCATCGGGTATGACCTTTGTTACCGGTAATAAGTATCCACAATGGCAAGGAAAGTTGTTGGTTGGTTCATTAAAGTTCGGTCAACTTGTGATGTTAACGCTAAATGGCGATAAGGTGACTAAGCAAGACATTGCGGTGGATGATCTAGTGCGAGTGCGCAATGTCACTCAAGCGCCAGATGGTTATGTTTACGTGGCGCTAGATGGACAAGGCGTTTTCAAATTAGTGCCGACTAGCTTATAG
- a CDS encoding phospholipase A gives MKLIHTLLVSTAVLFNVISYAQDATKETPSTAVLVCMSNQLKNASSETTIAELRKQCEKESLSALAQRGHYEQQVNDNPFAILPHKPNYLLPFTYSNVDTDIYDHILDGDEYDPVEAKFQISIKYIAYQDFIFDNIDMQFAFTATSWWQTYNSELSAPFRETNYEPEVIFTYEEPWELFGVPIDMTYVSFNHQSNGKGGEFSRSWNRIIGGLVMSHGPVIYGVRAWWRIPEDPKETPDGLGDDNPDIEDYLGKGEFGAIWQINEHHNLSVMLRNNLKKDNKGAITLGWSFPINKRLQGYVEYFNGYGESLIYYNERTQQIGIGIKLTDWL, from the coding sequence ATGAAACTTATTCACACGCTTCTCGTCAGCACAGCGGTATTGTTTAACGTCATCAGCTACGCTCAAGACGCAACCAAAGAAACGCCATCAACTGCTGTTTTGGTTTGCATGAGCAATCAATTAAAAAATGCTAGCAGTGAAACCACCATTGCTGAGTTGCGTAAGCAATGTGAAAAAGAATCACTAAGCGCCTTGGCACAGCGCGGCCATTATGAGCAGCAAGTCAATGATAATCCATTTGCTATCTTGCCTCATAAGCCTAACTATTTACTGCCTTTTACCTACTCTAATGTCGATACCGATATTTACGATCACATTCTCGATGGTGATGAATACGATCCCGTTGAAGCTAAGTTTCAAATATCCATTAAATACATCGCTTATCAAGATTTCATCTTTGACAATATCGATATGCAGTTTGCCTTCACCGCAACCAGCTGGTGGCAAACCTATAACTCAGAGCTGTCAGCGCCATTTCGCGAAACAAACTATGAGCCAGAAGTCATATTCACCTACGAAGAGCCTTGGGAGTTATTCGGCGTACCAATCGATATGACTTATGTGTCATTCAATCATCAATCAAACGGTAAAGGCGGCGAATTTTCGCGTAGCTGGAACCGCATAATTGGTGGCCTAGTGATGAGTCATGGCCCGGTTATTTATGGTGTTAGAGCCTGGTGGCGTATTCCAGAAGATCCCAAAGAAACACCTGATGGTTTAGGCGATGACAACCCTGACATTGAAGACTATCTCGGCAAAGGCGAATTTGGCGCGATTTGGCAAATTAACGAGCACCATAACTTAAGCGTGATGCTGCGCAACAATCTCAAAAAAGACAACAAAGGGGCTATCACTTTAGGCTGGTCTTTCCCTATCAATAAACGATTGCAAGGATACGTCGAGTATTTCAACGGCTATGGAGAAAGCCTGATTTATTACAACGAGCGTACCCAGCAAATCGGTATTGGCATTAAGTTAACCGACTGGCTATAA
- a CDS encoding zinc-dependent metalloprotease, whose amino-acid sequence MKLTTLSLALMLSIGASSPALAADAKKSKSDKKDTSLASMIKEKEETKGLFNFYQDKKSGEMLMVLNDDQLDTPILHFAHTVDGLLDAGHFRGGYRGVKIIEFRRYFNRIDIITKTPRFLFDENNPISRAKDANISEAVLASLPIKKEEDGKILLNVNKLFLGESLHRVSPWPSSGKAAAKRFSVGKLDSKKSRFLDKRAFDDNVDLVIDYVFSNPNPRVGGSRAVSDPRSTSVKVQHSFVKLPESDFKPRYDDARVGYFTHQYDEMTSTKWAPYKDVIKRWNLVKKDPSAELSEPVEPIVWWIENTTPLEWRDTIKEAVLSWNSSFEKAGFKNAIVVKIQPDDAEWSAGDINYNVLRWTSSPNPPFGGYGPSLANPLTGEMLGADIMLEYVFMKNRWIYDSLYSQGAASLSVAGHDVEKEGLHCSSGHLLQQSMIMANTITDTNSVEGKQLLDEGLRWLILHEVGHTLGLNHNMKASILWNEKDIHDINKTQGILAGSVMDYTAVNVAPKGMSQGNFFQTKPGPYDDWAIEFGYTTALEDEAAEAKRLAAILNRSSEHGHAFGNDADDMRRPGSHIDPRVMIGDMSSDPVAYASQRMELIDGMFSNLKNKTLKEGASYQPLLISANSLFGQYRTQAGIVSRQIGGVYVERDFHSKDNKHTPYTPVPKATQKAAMNTLAKQVFNSDVLESMAPLYNYMQLQRRGFNHGGRNEDPRAHDMIIGMQRNVLAHLMHPNVLKRISDTSLYGNEYSLTEVMTDLTAAIFNSGKLTTVSQNIQTDYVKRLIAIVGVSKPSRYDNLARAAALGQLNAIYDNASGFGFGQDAVTKDHNAYIALLIKNAIHS is encoded by the coding sequence GTGAAATTAACTACTCTTTCGCTGGCACTTATGCTCAGCATTGGCGCTTCTTCGCCAGCTTTGGCGGCTGATGCCAAAAAATCTAAGTCTGATAAGAAAGACACCTCGCTAGCCTCAATGATCAAAGAAAAAGAAGAAACGAAAGGCTTATTCAATTTCTACCAAGATAAGAAGTCAGGTGAAATGTTGATGGTGTTAAACGACGATCAACTAGACACACCAATTCTTCACTTTGCCCACACTGTTGACGGTTTACTCGATGCAGGACATTTTCGCGGTGGCTATCGCGGCGTTAAGATTATTGAATTTCGTCGCTACTTCAACCGCATCGATATTATCACCAAAACACCGCGTTTCTTATTTGATGAAAACAATCCAATTAGCCGCGCGAAAGATGCCAATATTAGTGAAGCAGTTTTAGCTTCATTGCCGATTAAAAAAGAAGAAGATGGCAAAATCCTTCTTAACGTTAACAAGCTATTTTTAGGTGAGTCACTACACCGCGTTTCACCATGGCCAAGCTCTGGTAAAGCGGCAGCCAAACGCTTTAGCGTTGGTAAACTAGACAGCAAAAAATCACGTTTCTTAGACAAACGTGCTTTCGACGACAACGTTGATTTAGTTATTGATTACGTATTTAGTAATCCAAACCCACGCGTAGGTGGTTCTCGCGCCGTTTCTGATCCACGTTCAACGTCGGTTAAAGTTCAGCACTCTTTCGTTAAATTGCCAGAGAGCGACTTCAAACCGCGTTACGACGATGCGCGCGTTGGTTACTTCACGCATCAATACGATGAAATGACATCAACCAAGTGGGCACCTTATAAAGATGTTATCAAGCGTTGGAATCTTGTGAAAAAAGATCCAAGTGCTGAATTGTCAGAGCCAGTAGAGCCAATAGTTTGGTGGATTGAAAATACCACCCCATTAGAATGGCGCGACACTATTAAAGAGGCAGTTCTTAGCTGGAACAGCTCGTTTGAAAAAGCAGGCTTTAAAAACGCTATCGTTGTAAAAATTCAGCCAGATGACGCCGAATGGAGCGCAGGTGATATCAACTACAACGTATTGCGTTGGACTTCATCGCCAAATCCTCCGTTTGGTGGCTACGGCCCATCGCTTGCCAATCCATTAACAGGTGAAATGCTCGGTGCAGACATCATGCTTGAGTATGTATTCATGAAAAATCGCTGGATCTACGACAGCTTATACAGCCAAGGCGCTGCGAGCTTAAGTGTTGCAGGTCACGATGTTGAAAAAGAAGGCCTGCACTGTAGCTCAGGTCACTTATTACAGCAAAGCATGATTATGGCTAACACCATCACTGATACTAATTCAGTTGAAGGTAAACAGTTGCTTGACGAAGGTTTACGTTGGTTAATTCTTCACGAAGTTGGTCATACACTAGGCTTAAACCACAACATGAAAGCATCTATCTTGTGGAATGAAAAAGATATTCACGACATCAATAAAACCCAAGGTATCCTAGCTGGCTCAGTAATGGATTACACTGCGGTAAACGTTGCGCCTAAAGGTATGAGTCAAGGTAACTTCTTCCAAACTAAACCAGGTCCATATGACGATTGGGCAATTGAGTTTGGTTACACCACAGCATTAGAAGACGAAGCAGCAGAAGCTAAGCGTTTAGCGGCTATTTTAAATCGTTCAAGCGAACACGGTCATGCCTTTGGTAACGACGCCGACGACATGCGCCGCCCTGGTAGCCATATTGATCCACGTGTGATGATTGGTGATATGTCTTCAGATCCAGTGGCATATGCCAGTCAGCGTATGGAGCTGATCGACGGCATGTTTAGCAACCTTAAAAACAAAACGCTTAAAGAAGGCGCGTCTTACCAACCGCTACTGATTTCTGCCAATTCACTATTTGGTCAATACCGCACCCAAGCTGGTATCGTGTCTCGCCAAATCGGTGGTGTCTATGTCGAGCGTGATTTCCACAGCAAAGACAACAAACACACGCCTTACACGCCAGTGCCAAAGGCAACCCAAAAAGCGGCGATGAACACGCTTGCTAAGCAGGTATTTAACAGCGACGTGCTTGAGTCGATGGCGCCGCTGTATAACTACATGCAATTGCAGCGTCGTGGCTTTAACCACGGTGGTCGCAACGAAGATCCACGTGCACACGATATGATCATCGGCATGCAGCGCAATGTATTAGCGCACTTAATGCATCCAAATGTATTAAAACGCATCTCTGATACATCGTTATACGGCAACGAATATTCGCTAACCGAAGTAATGACGGATTTAACCGCTGCGATCTTTAACAGCGGTAAGCTAACTACTGTCAGCCAAAACATTCAAACTGACTATGTTAAACGCCTAATTGCCATCGTTGGTGTAAGTAAGCCATCTCGTTATGACAACCTTGCACGCGCTGCAGCGCTAGGTCAGTTAAATGCAATTTACGACAATGCATCTGGTTTTGGCTTCGGTCAGGACGCGGTAACTAAAGATCACAATGCCTATATCGCTCTACTTATCAAAAACGCTATACACAGCTAA
- a CDS encoding response regulator transcription factor: protein MTADNIKILMVDDDIELGKLVKEYLINDGGFDVNFCFDSLLGVELATTQDFDVIILDVGMPKLNGFDALKQIRLQKLTPVLMLTARGDHIDRVIGLEIGADDYLPKPCNLRELSARIKALHRRSSISNTSSESTKSSGLCVGDLCLMSSSQTVTINDELIGLTGAEFLVLEILIQQAGQVVEKNDIAQHALDRPITFFDRSVDVHVGNLRKKLGPLASGQQRIKTVRGRGYLYVSD from the coding sequence ATGACTGCCGATAACATCAAGATCCTGATGGTGGACGACGATATTGAGCTAGGAAAACTCGTCAAAGAATATCTAATCAATGACGGTGGATTTGATGTTAATTTCTGCTTCGATAGTTTACTTGGTGTAGAACTAGCAACCACCCAAGATTTCGACGTTATTATCTTGGATGTCGGTATGCCAAAGCTCAATGGCTTTGATGCCCTTAAACAAATTCGTCTCCAAAAACTGACTCCTGTTTTAATGCTTACCGCACGAGGAGATCACATCGATCGCGTGATTGGCTTGGAGATTGGCGCCGATGACTATTTGCCTAAACCTTGTAATTTAAGAGAGCTTAGCGCGCGAATAAAAGCACTTCATCGGCGCTCTTCAATCAGTAATACCTCAAGTGAATCAACTAAAAGTAGTGGTTTGTGTGTTGGCGATTTATGTCTCATGTCTAGCTCGCAAACCGTCACTATTAATGATGAGTTAATTGGCTTAACAGGTGCTGAGTTTTTGGTATTGGAAATCTTGATTCAGCAAGCAGGGCAGGTGGTTGAAAAAAATGATATTGCGCAACACGCCTTAGATCGGCCGATAACTTTCTTTGATCGCAGTGTTGATGTGCACGTTGGCAATCTGCGCAAGAAACTAGGTCCTTTGGCCTCAGGACAACAACGTATTAAAACCGTGCGTGGCCGTGGTTATCTCTATGTGAGTGACTAA
- a CDS encoding ATP-binding protein has product MKQFFLRIFFSIWIILPITAVTTVLTGKLFQHTGWFAPPTDFESALVEKVVNDIESMSDLPVQITVDRLLARHVLDMEQMMQIYVLLPSGQDVLQRELPRFILSHLNNNQVASSALDDFRMVGISRTSQGFTVIGHKAPYPLVRMIFQPKIRIVLWSVMILVSALVTWRLARYIVAPLRVLRQASVQVAEGNLDIRIANTVENRRDDIALLAQDFDAMTEKIELLISSQQRLMRDVSHELRSPLARLQAMISIASQQSDKHAVDLVRIEQELEKLDALIGDILSFSRIDTTQKLNVQRTDLRELIDVICEGAEIEAACEIERIDVSGPERLLLDVDPKLIGSAIENIVRNALKFSPADQRISLSITHSRNTIEISIVDKGPGVPIESLEHLFTPFYQVTSSNRGSGVGLSIARRAVELHGGNISAVNHTPHGLMVVISLPHKGAALEI; this is encoded by the coding sequence ATGAAACAATTCTTTTTACGCATTTTCTTTTCTATTTGGATTATTTTGCCTATTACTGCCGTCACAACGGTACTTACTGGTAAGTTATTCCAGCACACAGGATGGTTTGCACCGCCCACAGACTTTGAGTCAGCGCTTGTTGAAAAAGTCGTTAATGATATTGAAAGCATGTCTGATTTACCGGTGCAGATAACGGTAGATAGGCTGTTGGCTAGGCATGTGCTCGACATGGAGCAAATGATGCAGATTTATGTGTTATTGCCTTCTGGACAAGATGTGTTGCAGCGTGAGTTACCGAGGTTTATTTTGTCTCATTTAAATAATAACCAAGTTGCTAGTTCTGCATTAGACGATTTTAGAATGGTTGGTATTTCTCGAACATCACAAGGATTCACAGTTATTGGTCACAAGGCGCCATATCCGCTGGTGAGAATGATTTTTCAACCTAAAATTCGCATCGTGTTGTGGAGTGTCATGATACTGGTTAGTGCATTGGTGACTTGGCGATTGGCCCGTTATATTGTGGCGCCGTTGCGTGTATTGCGCCAAGCTAGTGTACAAGTGGCTGAGGGAAATCTCGATATTAGAATTGCTAATACTGTAGAGAACCGGCGTGACGACATAGCGCTTTTGGCGCAAGATTTTGATGCGATGACCGAAAAAATTGAGCTATTGATATCATCACAGCAGCGGTTAATGCGCGATGTCTCTCATGAATTGAGATCGCCCCTTGCTCGCTTACAAGCAATGATCTCTATTGCAAGTCAACAGTCGGATAAGCACGCGGTAGATTTAGTTAGAATAGAGCAAGAGCTTGAAAAATTAGATGCATTAATTGGCGACATTCTGTCTTTTTCACGTATAGATACAACGCAAAAACTCAATGTGCAACGCACCGATTTGCGAGAACTTATCGATGTTATTTGTGAGGGCGCAGAAATTGAAGCTGCCTGTGAGATAGAAAGAATTGATGTATCAGGCCCCGAGAGATTACTACTCGATGTGGATCCTAAACTTATCGGTAGTGCGATTGAGAATATTGTTCGCAATGCGCTGAAATTTTCTCCAGCGGATCAAAGAATATCACTCTCGATCACTCATAGCCGCAATACGATAGAGATATCTATTGTCGATAAAGGTCCTGGTGTTCCGATTGAGAGTTTAGAGCATTTGTTTACCCCATTTTATCAAGTGACTAGCTCAAATCGAGGCAGTGGTGTTGGTTTGTCTATTGCTCGAAGAGCCGTCGAGTTGCATGGTGGAAATATATCTGCTGTTAATCACACGCCCCATGGTTTAATGGTGGTGATTTCTTTGCCACACAAAGGTGCCGCATTAGAGATTTAG
- a CDS encoding sterol desaturase family protein gives MSNFGVGILKRVIDLLTYGVAAAVLFWVYQFRLATIEINSLGIAVVFFVLFEFAYYWHHRWAHEVRWMWATHSVHHSAATMNLSVSARLGATGLISGSILVFAPLALIGFHPLMIAFTLAASLFYQVFLHTELIKTLGPLEWVLNTPSHHRVHHASNRQYINKNYGGVLIIFDRMFGTFAKEEEAVKYGLTIPCESKNPIKIALFEWGRILRDCRKATSLFQMFGYMFFGPGWKPKQ, from the coding sequence GTGAGCAATTTTGGCGTTGGCATTTTAAAGCGCGTGATTGATTTGTTGACGTACGGCGTAGCGGCAGCGGTTTTGTTTTGGGTTTATCAGTTTCGATTAGCCACAATAGAAATTAATAGCTTGGGTATCGCCGTTGTATTTTTCGTGTTATTTGAATTTGCTTATTATTGGCATCATCGCTGGGCGCATGAGGTTCGCTGGATGTGGGCAACGCATAGCGTTCATCATTCGGCAGCGACAATGAATCTATCGGTGTCGGCGCGCTTAGGCGCAACGGGGCTGATTTCTGGCAGTATTTTGGTTTTCGCACCACTCGCTTTAATTGGCTTTCACCCGCTGATGATTGCATTTACATTGGCGGCGAGTTTGTTTTATCAAGTGTTCTTGCATACTGAATTAATTAAAACGCTTGGTCCGTTAGAGTGGGTGCTAAATACGCCATCGCATCATCGAGTGCACCACGCTTCTAATCGTCAATACATCAATAAAAATTACGGTGGTGTGTTAATTATATTTGACCGAATGTTTGGCACTTTTGCCAAAGAAGAGGAGGCGGTAAAGTATGGTTTAACTATTCCGTGTGAGAGTAAAAACCCAATTAAAATTGCTTTGTTTGAATGGGGCAGAATCTTAAGAGATTGCCGCAAAGCGACATCACTATTTCAAATGTTTGGTTATATGTTTTTTGGCCCAGGATGGAAACCTAAGCAGTAA
- a CDS encoding DUF465 domain-containing protein — translation MTIENHHLHNEFPEFHDQIRELKMNNRHFSKLFDEYHHLDRDVRRIEDAVEVSSDEHLENLKLRRLHLKDELFTMLRKA, via the coding sequence ATGACTATTGAAAACCATCACTTACACAACGAATTCCCAGAGTTTCACGACCAGATCCGCGAGCTAAAAATGAATAATCGTCACTTTAGTAAATTGTTCGATGAATACCATCATTTAGATCGCGATGTGCGCCGCATTGAAGACGCTGTAGAGGTTTCATCTGACGAGCATTTGGAAAACTTAAAGCTACGTCGCCTGCACTTAAAAGACGAGCTTTTCACCATGCTTAGAAAGGCGTAA
- a CDS encoding putative 4-hydroxy-4-methyl-2-oxoglutarate aldolase: protein MLDLLPEICDQYPEHVKIIKPMFQSYGAIETFYGEVVTLKAFEDNSKVRELAASDGRGKVLVVDGGGSLNRAMLGDMLAEKAAKNGWRGIIINGCIRDVNAIAQIKLGVQALAAHPLKTDKRGLGDIGVAIHIGGVDIDAGDYIYADKNGVLVTKTPLDLAALGWLD, encoded by the coding sequence ATGTTGGATTTATTACCAGAGATTTGCGACCAATACCCAGAGCACGTAAAAATCATAAAACCAATGTTCCAGTCCTATGGCGCAATAGAAACCTTCTATGGGGAAGTGGTCACCTTGAAGGCTTTTGAAGATAACTCGAAGGTTCGTGAGCTGGCTGCCAGCGATGGCCGAGGAAAGGTGCTGGTAGTGGACGGTGGCGGCTCGTTAAATCGCGCCATGCTGGGTGATATGCTGGCTGAGAAAGCTGCGAAAAACGGTTGGCGTGGCATTATCATTAATGGCTGTATTCGCGATGTAAACGCGATTGCACAAATAAAACTTGGGGTGCAGGCATTGGCGGCGCATCCTTTGAAAACCGATAAGCGAGGACTAGGGGATATCGGTGTTGCTATTCACATTGGTGGTGTTGATATTGATGCGGGCGATTATATTTATGCCGACAAGAATGGGGTGTTAGTGACTAAAACGCCGCTAGATTTAGCGGCGTTAGGGTGGCTGGATTAG
- the yjgA gene encoding ribosome biogenesis factor YjgA, whose protein sequence is MSKAKKAPIDLNDEQDDWVSRSELKRQADDLHALGRTIMDLADSQRAMIPMNDELRAAVELANRIRNKKEGFRRQMQFVAKMLRNSDVDEIRESLTQFDKRDKRADVESKKLEKQRDRLIKMGDVAINDFLENHPQADRQKLRQLVRQAAKEVKKEKLAKGYKELFKYIKECKTL, encoded by the coding sequence ATGAGCAAAGCGAAAAAAGCCCCCATCGATTTAAACGATGAACAAGACGATTGGGTGAGCCGCAGCGAGCTAAAACGCCAAGCCGATGATCTACACGCCCTAGGTCGCACCATTATGGATTTAGCAGATAGTCAGCGTGCAATGATCCCAATGAATGACGAACTACGTGCTGCCGTCGAACTAGCAAACCGCATTCGCAACAAAAAGGAAGGCTTTCGTCGTCAAATGCAATTCGTTGCTAAAATGCTGCGCAACAGCGATGTCGACGAGATTAGAGAGTCACTAACTCAATTTGATAAACGCGATAAACGCGCCGATGTTGAATCTAAAAAGTTAGAAAAACAGCGCGATCGCCTGATCAAAATGGGTGATGTTGCTATTAACGATTTTCTAGAAAATCATCCGCAAGCTGACCGCCAAAAACTGCGTCAATTGGTGCGCCAGGCAGCAAAAGAAGTGAAAAAAGAAAAACTGGCTAAAGGATATAAAGAACTCTTCAAATACATAAAAGAATGTAAAACGTTGTAA
- the pmbA gene encoding metalloprotease PmbA: MAANDDIFDELARVKESVAKALDSAKKHGATSAEVSMSKQTGLSVSTRSREVETIEFNHDGALGISVYCGHRKGSSSTSDLSESAIESAVSAAISIAKHTSEDPYNGLADAELMATDIPDLDLYHPGSLDPQYAIDLALETEAAALDFSDKITYCDGASYSSHQGLRVYGNSHGLIAGYPSTRHSLSCVTIAEQDGEMERDYEYSVSRYPDRIDAASYIGEQASKNTLARLGAKKLDTMTVPVVISSQLSAGFIGHLVSAIGGGSLYRKASFLLDRKGEQIFPDWLSIEEKPHLKGYLASTPFDHEGLATKDLTVIDNGILASYLITSYAGRKLNMAPTGHAGGTHTWFVNHTVETQSELLKQMGTGLLVTDLMGSSVNIITGDYSRGAAGFWVENGIIQYPVHEITIAGNLNDLYRNIVAISNDPDTRKSTLCGSILLEEMKVAGN, encoded by the coding sequence GTGGCAGCTAACGACGATATTTTTGATGAATTAGCGCGAGTAAAAGAATCGGTGGCTAAAGCCTTAGATTCAGCGAAAAAACACGGTGCAACCAGTGCTGAAGTATCGATGAGTAAGCAAACAGGCTTGAGTGTATCGACTCGTTCGCGTGAAGTTGAAACTATTGAATTTAACCACGATGGTGCCTTGGGCATCAGCGTTTATTGCGGTCACCGCAAAGGCAGTAGTTCAACCTCAGATCTAAGCGAAAGCGCGATTGAAAGTGCAGTTTCTGCAGCGATTTCTATTGCTAAACACACTTCTGAAGATCCCTATAATGGCTTGGCTGATGCCGAACTTATGGCGACAGATATTCCGGATTTAGATTTGTATCATCCGGGTTCACTAGATCCACAGTACGCGATTGATCTAGCGCTTGAAACTGAAGCCGCTGCTTTGGATTTCAGCGATAAAATTACGTACTGTGATGGCGCTTCTTACAGCTCACATCAAGGTCTACGCGTATACGGTAACAGCCATGGTTTAATCGCTGGTTATCCAAGTACCCGCCACAGTTTGTCTTGTGTCACTATTGCCGAGCAAGACGGGGAAATGGAGCGCGATTACGAATATAGCGTGTCTCGTTATCCTGATCGCATTGATGCCGCAAGCTACATTGGCGAGCAAGCATCAAAAAATACCCTTGCCCGCTTAGGCGCCAAAAAACTTGATACCATGACGGTACCAGTGGTGATCAGTTCACAACTTTCTGCGGGTTTTATTGGTCATCTAGTGTCGGCAATTGGTGGCGGTAGTCTGTATCGCAAAGCCAGTTTCTTACTCGATCGCAAGGGTGAGCAGATTTTCCCTGATTGGTTATCGATTGAAGAAAAGCCCCATTTGAAAGGCTATTTAGCCTCAACGCCTTTTGATCATGAAGGATTGGCGACGAAAGATCTGACTGTGATTGATAACGGTATTTTGGCCTCGTATCTGATCACGAGTTACGCGGGACGCAAACTTAATATGGCGCCGACAGGACATGCTGGTGGTACCCATACTTGGTTTGTAAATCACACCGTTGAAACTCAGAGCGAGCTGTTAAAACAAATGGGCACTGGATTATTAGTGACCGATTTGATGGGCTCATCTGTCAATATTATTACCGGAGACTATTCGCGTGGTGCGGCAGGTTTTTGGGTGGAAAATGGGATTATTCAATACCCTGTTCACGAGATCACTATTGCAGGCAACCTCAATGATTTATATCGCAATATTGTTGCGATTAGTAATGACCCTGATACCCGCAAGAGTACGCTGTGTGGCTCTATTTTATTAGAAGAGATGAAAGTAGCAGGGAATTAA